A region from the Rhodothermales bacterium genome encodes:
- the rpiB gene encoding ribose 5-phosphate isomerase B: MSKRPLITERDVRRAHDAGQRALAIAPNALVTALARDFARDHGIALTERAEPEAKPDGTPDCGCAPAAPCGCHDAPPNTLALGCDHAGFAYKQALADHARSLGWTVTDVGTDSDARCDYPDFAYAVARLVALGEVQLGLMIDGVGVGSAMVMNKVPTVRAACCASEFAAFNARAHNDANVLTLGSRTEGIEVCKGILYTFLKTDFEGGRHAERVQKIADVEVRFLPGSPDAL; this comes from the coding sequence ATGTCGAAACGCCCCCTCATCACCGAACGCGACGTCCGCCGCGCCCACGACGCCGGGCAGCGCGCGCTCGCGATCGCCCCGAACGCGCTCGTCACCGCCCTCGCCCGCGACTTCGCTCGCGACCACGGCATCGCCCTCACTGAGCGCGCCGAGCCGGAAGCGAAGCCCGACGGTACGCCCGACTGCGGCTGCGCGCCCGCCGCCCCCTGCGGTTGCCACGATGCCCCTCCCAACACGCTCGCGCTCGGCTGCGACCACGCCGGCTTCGCCTACAAACAAGCCCTCGCCGACCACGCTCGCAGCCTCGGTTGGACCGTCACCGACGTCGGCACCGACTCCGATGCTCGCTGCGACTACCCCGACTTCGCGTACGCCGTCGCCCGGCTCGTCGCGCTCGGCGAGGTCCAACTCGGGCTGATGATCGACGGCGTCGGCGTCGGCTCAGCGATGGTGATGAACAAAGTCCCGACGGTCCGCGCGGCGTGCTGCGCGAGCGAGTTTGCCGCCTTCAACGCCCGCGCCCACAACGACGCGAACGTGCTCACGCTCGGGAGCCGGACCGAGGGCATCGAGGTCTGCAAAGGAATCCTATATACGTTCCTCAAGACCGACTTCGAGGGCGGGCGCCACGCCGAACGCGTGCAGAAGATCGCCGACGTCGAGGTCCGCTTCCTCCCCGGCTCGCCGGACGCGCTGTGA
- a CDS encoding amidohydrolase family protein produces MPRLLPVLAFLLLALPVRAQNASPIDPGVRPVTRTFAITNARVIPEPGRVLDRATVVVRDGLIEAVGPNVTPPFDAEIIEGDSLTVYAGFIDGLGHAAIPEVKDDGDDEKVRDPGDPPRDRAGIQPDRSARALLDPTDGSVEALRKLGFTVAHAVPRDGMLAGQGVVILLAGDDADALVLRDASSLFAQFDSASGVYPATPMGILAVLRQLVRDAERRQEGARLYAENPAGLGRPDYDPALAALAPTMSGDRPVFFSVDDVLEAHRALGIAAELGLPLVLGGLRESSHLTDKLAAADVPVFAALALPEAEKDSTATDSVAVAPAQVFITERRTRSYADVDDEVNALKAKRREAIALYERNAATLHAAGIPFGFATLDAKPGDIRENLRRIVAAGLSEDDALAALTTTPAALLGLDRSLGTVEPGKMANLVVTQGSYFAEDAPVRFVFVDGQRFEIDEDAAFDPTAEVVAAGTWDYRVVFDGGVQTGTMTLTDDGGTLGGTLTVEDGSALTMEGVTLTGNRLVFRLPETPFGPLDVSGLIAGDTYTAEVTGPGAPDLTLSATRRPEN; encoded by the coding sequence ATGCCCCGGCTCCTCCCCGTCCTCGCCTTCCTTCTGCTCGCGCTGCCCGTGCGGGCGCAGAACGCCTCGCCCATCGACCCCGGCGTGCGGCCGGTCACGCGCACGTTCGCCATCACGAACGCCCGCGTCATCCCCGAGCCGGGCCGCGTGCTCGACCGCGCCACCGTCGTCGTCCGCGACGGGCTGATCGAAGCGGTGGGGCCGAACGTGACGCCGCCGTTCGATGCCGAGATCATCGAGGGCGATTCGCTGACGGTCTACGCCGGGTTCATCGACGGGCTCGGCCACGCCGCGATTCCCGAGGTGAAGGATGACGGCGACGATGAGAAAGTCCGCGACCCCGGCGATCCGCCCCGCGACCGCGCCGGCATCCAGCCCGACCGCTCCGCCCGCGCCCTGCTCGACCCCACCGACGGCTCCGTCGAAGCGCTGCGGAAGCTCGGATTCACGGTTGCCCACGCTGTCCCGCGCGACGGGATGCTGGCAGGGCAAGGCGTCGTGATTCTGCTCGCGGGCGACGACGCCGATGCGCTCGTGCTGCGCGACGCCTCCTCCCTCTTCGCCCAGTTCGACAGCGCGTCCGGCGTGTATCCGGCCACGCCGATGGGCATCCTCGCCGTCCTCCGCCAGCTCGTCCGCGACGCCGAGCGGCGGCAGGAGGGCGCTCGCCTCTACGCCGAGAACCCGGCCGGCCTCGGCCGCCCGGACTACGACCCCGCCCTCGCCGCGCTCGCCCCCACGATGTCCGGCGACCGGCCCGTGTTCTTCTCCGTGGACGACGTGCTCGAAGCCCACCGCGCGCTCGGCATCGCCGCCGAACTCGGCCTCCCGCTCGTGCTCGGCGGCCTCCGCGAGAGCTCGCACCTGACCGACAAGCTCGCCGCGGCCGACGTGCCCGTCTTCGCCGCCCTCGCTCTGCCGGAAGCCGAAAAAGATTCGACGGCGACGGACTCCGTAGCCGTCGCGCCCGCCCAAGTTTTCATCACCGAGCGCCGCACACGGTCCTACGCCGACGTGGACGACGAAGTGAACGCGCTGAAGGCGAAGCGGCGCGAAGCCATCGCCCTGTACGAGCGAAACGCGGCCACGCTCCACGCCGCTGGCATCCCCTTCGGCTTCGCCACGCTCGACGCCAAGCCGGGTGACATCCGCGAGAACCTGCGCCGGATTGTCGCCGCCGGGCTCTCCGAGGACGACGCCCTCGCCGCGCTCACCACGACGCCTGCCGCCCTCCTCGGGCTCGACCGCAGCCTCGGCACGGTCGAGCCCGGCAAGATGGCCAACCTCGTCGTCACGCAGGGCTCGTACTTCGCCGAGGATGCTCCCGTCCGCTTCGTGTTCGTCGACGGGCAGCGGTTCGAGATCGACGAAGACGCGGCGTTCGACCCCACGGCTGAGGTCGTTGCGGCGGGGACGTGGGACTACCGCGTCGTCTTCGACGGCGGCGTGCAGACGGGGACGATGACGCTCACCGACGACGGCGGCACGCTCGGTGGGACCCTTACGGTCGAGGACGGCTCCGCGCTCACGATGGAGGGCGTGACGCTCACCGGCAACCGGCTCGTGTTCCGCCTGCCCGAAACGCCGTTCGGCCCCCTCGACGTCTCCGGCCTCATCGCGGGCGACACGTATACCGCCGAGGTCACGGGGCCAGGCGCGCCCGATCTCACGCTCAGCGCCACCCGCCGCCCCGAGAATTAA
- a CDS encoding amidohydrolase: MRLLFFLLLLAPAALAQETGDLLIRGATVLTVTNGTLADTDVLVRDGKIAEIGSDLRAPRGVRTIDATGRFLMPGIVDAHSHIGISSVNEATSPVTAQVWVGDVLNPLDVRLYRALAGGVTTSHAMHGSANVIGGQNETIKHRWGVTDPEALRFEGAPRTIKFALGENPTRVHGKGRGIRPATRMGVETVIRDAFTEAQRYRERQDAYAAARRDDRRAMPPAYDLQLETLADILDGEILVHTHSYRADEILMLLRVLDDFGIRRVTFQHANEGFKVAPELAAFGAGASVFSDWYAYKFEVYYSTAFNAAILARNGVRTSINSDSAELIRHLYHEAAKAQHYGGLSDDEALALITLNPAWQLGVDDRVGSIEIGKDADLALFESHPLSSYAVPVLTVVDGVVRFDRAEDPDDVRLFVDPEEEVDDVMFAEEHTDACLQGVAELGAWWLR, from the coding sequence ATGCGCCTGCTCTTCTTCCTCCTCCTGCTCGCCCCCGCCGCGCTCGCCCAAGAGACAGGCGACCTGCTGATCCGCGGCGCGACCGTGCTCACCGTCACGAACGGCACGCTCGCCGATACCGACGTGCTCGTGCGCGACGGCAAGATCGCCGAGATCGGCTCCGACCTCCGCGCCCCGCGCGGCGTGCGCACGATCGACGCGACCGGCCGCTTCCTCATGCCCGGCATCGTCGACGCCCACTCGCACATCGGGATCTCGTCGGTGAATGAGGCGACGAGCCCGGTCACGGCGCAGGTCTGGGTCGGCGACGTGCTCAACCCGCTCGACGTGCGGCTCTACCGCGCCCTCGCCGGCGGCGTCACGACGAGCCACGCCATGCACGGCTCGGCGAACGTGATCGGCGGGCAGAACGAGACGATCAAGCACCGTTGGGGCGTGACCGACCCCGAGGCGCTCCGCTTCGAGGGCGCGCCGCGCACGATCAAGTTCGCCCTCGGCGAGAACCCGACGCGGGTCCACGGGAAGGGTCGCGGCATCCGGCCCGCCACGCGGATGGGCGTCGAAACCGTGATCCGCGACGCCTTCACCGAGGCCCAGCGCTACCGCGAGCGGCAGGACGCCTACGCCGCGGCGCGACGCGACGACCGCCGCGCGATGCCGCCCGCCTACGACCTCCAGCTCGAAACCCTCGCCGACATCCTCGACGGCGAGATCCTCGTCCACACCCATTCGTACCGCGCCGACGAAATCCTCATGCTGCTCCGCGTGCTCGACGACTTCGGCATCCGCCGCGTCACGTTCCAGCACGCGAACGAAGGCTTCAAAGTCGCGCCCGAGCTCGCCGCCTTCGGGGCCGGCGCGTCCGTGTTCTCCGACTGGTATGCGTACAAGTTCGAGGTCTACTACTCGACGGCGTTCAACGCCGCGATCCTCGCGCGCAACGGCGTCCGCACCAGCATCAACTCCGACAGCGCCGAGCTCATCCGCCACCTCTACCACGAGGCCGCGAAGGCGCAGCACTACGGCGGGCTCAGCGACGACGAGGCCCTTGCTCTCATCACCCTCAATCCCGCGTGGCAGCTCGGGGTGGACGACCGCGTCGGCTCGATCGAAATCGGCAAAGACGCCGACCTCGCGCTCTTCGAGAGCCACCCGCTCTCGAGCTACGCCGTCCCCGTGCTCACCGTCGTCGACGGCGTCGTCCGGTTCGACCGGGCCGAGGACCCCGACGACGTCCGCCTCTTCGTCGATCCCGAGGAGGAGGTCGACGACGTGATGTTCGCCGAGGAGCACACCGACGCCTGCCTGCAAGGCGTCGCCGAACTCGGCGCGTGGTGGCTCCGCTAA
- a CDS encoding amidohydrolase family protein — MTLLLLALALAVLPPAGFPADPDEGRRGTFYLTNCRIETVTNGVIESGSLLVRGGLIEALGEAVPQPPDAEVIDCAGETIYPGMIDGGTRLGLQEIGSLDETRDYAEIGSVTPHMQALTAVNPSSTLIPITRVSGVTTVLTAPSSGLMPGTAALISLHGYTPDQLDAGFRGVVLNFPSSARRGRWDRRTAEEIKKDSDEAFEKLDDTWEQARLYARIDSAYRVAPEPKPTPEYVPEMQALAAVVRGEVPFLIDVNAAKDITRAIEWVQERGVRAVFTGVSEGWRVADEIAAAGIPVIAGPVLALPTRDADRYDRAYANPGLMRDAGVQVALQTGEIENVRNLPYHAAFAAAYGMGREAALEAVTIIPARIFGVADRLGSLEAGKVATLFIADGDPFETKTQVRHLFIDGYLVPLVSRQTELYEEYLERAPGLSK, encoded by the coding sequence ATGACGCTGCTCCTGCTCGCCCTCGCTCTCGCCGTCCTCCCGCCCGCCGGCTTCCCTGCCGACCCGGACGAGGGGAGGCGCGGCACGTTCTACCTCACGAACTGCCGCATCGAGACCGTCACGAACGGGGTGATCGAGAGCGGCTCACTCCTCGTTCGCGGCGGGCTGATCGAAGCCCTCGGCGAAGCCGTCCCGCAACCGCCCGACGCCGAGGTGATCGACTGCGCGGGTGAGACGATCTATCCCGGCATGATCGACGGCGGGACGCGGCTCGGGCTGCAAGAGATCGGCTCGCTCGACGAGACGCGGGACTACGCCGAGATCGGGAGCGTGACGCCGCACATGCAGGCCCTCACCGCCGTCAACCCGTCCTCGACGCTGATCCCGATTACGCGCGTCAGCGGCGTGACGACCGTACTCACGGCGCCGTCGAGCGGGCTCATGCCCGGCACCGCGGCGCTCATCTCGCTCCACGGTTACACGCCCGACCAGCTCGATGCAGGCTTCCGTGGCGTCGTGCTCAACTTCCCGTCGTCGGCGCGGCGCGGGCGGTGGGACCGGCGCACGGCGGAGGAGATCAAAAAGGACTCCGACGAGGCGTTCGAGAAGCTCGACGACACGTGGGAGCAGGCCCGGCTCTACGCACGGATCGACTCCGCCTACCGCGTCGCGCCCGAGCCGAAGCCGACGCCAGAGTACGTGCCCGAGATGCAGGCGCTCGCCGCCGTCGTGCGCGGCGAGGTCCCCTTCCTCATCGACGTCAACGCGGCCAAAGACATCACGCGAGCGATCGAGTGGGTGCAGGAGCGCGGCGTCCGCGCCGTCTTCACGGGCGTCAGCGAAGGCTGGCGCGTGGCCGACGAGATCGCTGCGGCCGGCATCCCCGTCATCGCCGGCCCTGTCCTCGCGCTCCCGACGCGCGACGCCGACCGCTACGACAGGGCCTACGCGAACCCCGGTCTGATGCGGGACGCCGGGGTGCAGGTGGCGCTGCAGACGGGCGAGATCGAGAACGTCCGCAACCTCCCCTACCATGCGGCCTTCGCCGCCGCCTACGGGATGGGCCGCGAGGCCGCGCTCGAAGCCGTCACGATCATCCCCGCCCGCATCTTCGGCGTCGCCGACCGGCTCGGCTCGCTCGAAGCGGGCAAGGTCGCCACGCTCTTCATCGCCGACGGCGATCCGTTCGAGACGAAGACGCAGGTCCGCCACCTCTTCATCGACGGATACCTCGTGCCCCTCGTGTCGCGGCAGACCGAACTCTACGAGGAGTATCTGGAGCGGGCGCCCGGCCTGTCGAAATAA
- a CDS encoding PqqD family protein: MLHPHDHFTADSEVLFTQLGDNEAVLLHLTTQYYYSLNETGLAIWRGVNEGMSLGEVADAIRSEYEIDEAGAWKHVSDFVEHLKKMKLLVEAPGSVGSPG, from the coding sequence ATGCTTCATCCGCACGACCATTTTACCGCCGATTCTGAGGTGCTTTTCACCCAACTTGGTGACAACGAGGCGGTGCTGCTCCACCTCACGACGCAGTACTACTACTCCCTCAACGAGACCGGGCTCGCTATCTGGCGCGGCGTCAACGAGGGGATGAGCTTGGGCGAAGTGGCGGACGCAATCCGCTCAGAGTACGAGATCGACGAGGCGGGTGCGTGGAAGCACGTCAGCGACTTCGTCGAGCACCTGAAGAAAATGAAGCTGCTCGTCGAAGCGCCCGGCTCAGTGGGCAGCCCGGGCTGA
- the lysM gene encoding peptidoglycan-binding protein LysM has protein sequence MGLLDFLKDAGEDLFGGKKGNEADVIRKKIEDELGSNVDNLGVLYKDGRVELHGNAKSQAAKEKAALLAGNVKGVNAVDDDGIKVAGQAAAAAPVAAPSTTYYTIEKGDSLSKIAQRFYGDPQKYHDLFDANREVIQDPDKIYPGQKIRIPNASGS, from the coding sequence ATGGGACTCCTAGATTTCCTCAAGGACGCCGGCGAAGACCTCTTCGGCGGGAAGAAAGGCAACGAAGCCGACGTCATCCGCAAGAAGATCGAGGACGAGCTCGGTAGCAACGTCGACAACCTCGGCGTGCTCTACAAAGACGGCCGCGTCGAACTCCACGGCAACGCGAAGTCGCAGGCGGCGAAGGAGAAGGCCGCGCTCCTCGCGGGCAACGTCAAAGGCGTCAACGCGGTCGACGACGACGGCATCAAGGTGGCCGGACAGGCCGCTGCGGCGGCACCCGTCGCGGCGCCGTCCACTACGTATTACACGATCGAGAAGGGCGACTCCCTCTCCAAGATCGCGCAACGCTTCTACGGCGATCCGCAGAAGTACCACGACCTCTTCGACGCGAACCGCGAGGTGATCCAGGACCCGGACAAGATCTACCCCGGCCAGAAGATCCGCATTCCGAACGCTTCGGGCAGCTAG
- a CDS encoding DUF3857 domain-containing protein, whose translation MMRTFALLRAAGVCAVAVLACSLASAQGVGALGAAAVVESDETSLVMERSGRVRETVRREIVVLSAAGRERHGVIALGHDAFRRVRKLEGEIRDAQGKTVRSLRRDDVEDYPATASYSLYDDSRVRVGQLYHDTYPYSVVWEYEVEHEGLLNWPTWLPVRGEDPVLRASLTVDVPEGTALRYAGERFAAEPAERAERGRAIYEWTVTDHVQPFEPLGPPWRDQVPALHLTTDRFELAGHAGSLASWAGLGQWYHTLAAGRDDLPPQAVADVERLVAGVASPRERARLVYEYLQQSTRYVSVQLGIGGWQPFPASYVYERRYGDCKALTNYLGALLAVAGVPAFPALVGHDRPDLDPDFPRNAFNHVVLFVPLADGDLWLEATSQTIPFGSLGAGSENRWTLVVEPGSGRLVRTPTSEAEDNTQVRRAAIRIGAGGTADVVAETRYRGHQLNSVRDALAQRSPEEQRVWWERGLDLPVSRLQVSLDRDEVVTATFEAPRYAVKAGSRFLFRPNVLERWTAVPPTTEHRTQPVDLGYPFADTDSVLITLPTGFEVEAVPDPVTIETPFARYASATTVGEGTLTYTRSVAVRAQRLPPEDYDAYRAFVAAVVRADEEQVVLKRE comes from the coding sequence ATGATGCGCACCTTCGCCCTCTTACGTGCCGCAGGCGTCTGCGCGGTGGCCGTGTTGGCGTGTAGCCTCGCTTCGGCGCAGGGGGTGGGCGCGCTCGGGGCGGCGGCCGTCGTCGAGAGCGACGAGACCTCGCTCGTGATGGAGCGGAGCGGGCGCGTGCGTGAGACGGTCCGCCGCGAGATCGTCGTCCTGTCCGCGGCGGGTCGGGAGCGCCACGGCGTGATCGCGCTCGGCCACGATGCGTTCCGCCGCGTGCGGAAGCTGGAAGGGGAGATCCGCGACGCGCAGGGCAAAACGGTGCGCTCGCTCCGCCGCGACGACGTCGAGGACTACCCGGCGACGGCGTCGTATTCCCTCTACGACGACAGCCGCGTCCGCGTGGGACAGCTCTACCACGACACCTATCCGTACAGCGTCGTCTGGGAGTACGAGGTCGAGCACGAGGGCCTGCTGAACTGGCCGACGTGGCTCCCCGTGCGGGGGGAGGACCCCGTGCTTCGCGCCTCGCTCACCGTCGACGTGCCCGAGGGCACGGCGCTGCGCTATGCCGGCGAGCGGTTCGCGGCCGAGCCTGCGGAACGCGCCGAGCGCGGGCGCGCCATCTACGAGTGGACGGTGACCGACCACGTCCAGCCCTTCGAGCCGCTCGGCCCGCCGTGGCGCGATCAGGTGCCCGCCCTCCACCTCACGACCGATCGCTTCGAGCTCGCCGGGCACGCCGGGTCGCTGGCGTCGTGGGCCGGGCTCGGACAGTGGTACCACACCCTCGCTGCCGGCCGCGACGACCTCCCGCCCCAGGCCGTCGCCGACGTCGAGCGGCTCGTCGCTGGGGTTGCGTCGCCGCGCGAGCGCGCCCGGCTCGTCTACGAATACCTCCAGCAGAGCACGCGCTACGTCAGCGTCCAACTCGGCATCGGCGGGTGGCAGCCGTTCCCGGCGTCGTATGTCTACGAGCGGCGCTACGGCGATTGCAAGGCGCTGACCAACTACCTCGGCGCGCTCCTCGCCGTGGCCGGCGTCCCCGCGTTCCCCGCTCTCGTGGGCCACGACCGGCCCGACCTCGACCCGGACTTCCCGCGCAACGCCTTCAACCACGTCGTCCTCTTTGTCCCACTCGCCGACGGCGACCTCTGGCTGGAGGCTACGAGTCAGACCATCCCGTTCGGGAGCCTCGGTGCGGGTAGCGAGAACAGGTGGACGCTCGTGGTAGAGCCCGGGAGTGGCCGCCTCGTGCGGACCCCGACGAGCGAGGCGGAGGATAACACGCAGGTGCGTCGGGCGGCGATCCGCATCGGGGCCGGGGGCACCGCCGATGTCGTGGCAGAGACGCGCTACCGAGGCCACCAGCTGAACAGCGTGCGAGACGCGCTCGCGCAGCGCTCGCCGGAGGAGCAACGGGTGTGGTGGGAGCGCGGGCTCGATCTCCCAGTGAGCCGGTTGCAGGTGTCGCTCGACCGAGATGAGGTGGTCACGGCCACGTTCGAAGCGCCGCGCTACGCGGTGAAGGCGGGGAGCCGGTTCCTCTTCCGGCCCAACGTGCTGGAGCGGTGGACGGCCGTCCCTCCGACTACCGAGCATCGCACGCAGCCCGTAGACCTCGGCTATCCCTTCGCCGACACGGACTCCGTGCTGATCACCTTGCCCACAGGCTTCGAGGTCGAGGCCGTGCCCGATCCGGTGACGATCGAGACCCCATTCGCGCGCTACGCATCGGCGACGACGGTGGGGGAGGGAACGCTGACGTACACGCGGTCCGTCGCCGTGCGTGCGCAGCGGCTGCCGCCGGAGGACTACGACGCCTACCGCGCGTTCGTCGCCGCCGTGGTGCGCGCGGACGAAGAGCAGGTCGTGCTCAAGCGAGAGTGA
- a CDS encoding DUF3857 and transglutaminase domain-containing protein, which produces MIVRVAFVTLLVVLIAAGADAQPEMKWGDIPDELLDMTEYPADLDAAAVIVGDIGEATVSSQWEVRFERHRRVKILSEAGYELGTVSLTYFAEDGLERVSNIKGQTFVREPNGDVRRVKLDKGSIFHEDLPGGRKRVTFTLPALAPGAVVEFQYRVDAESPFYIPRWYFQDEEPTLYSAFEVESPGTLAYTFITQGNPDFVERSEEQGVRTDGKTSHRRWAVANVPALREERYMTTLEDHIQKIDAQLVQYYRSGHGAVDVLKTWPQLAKDLEDATDFGRKLRVDSRVKEQAAALTVGLTSNEEKARALYDFVRASVVWDGRRNAFPDRELSDVMASKRGTSSEINLLLTAMLREAGLPAQPALLSTRDHGRVIRIYPLLTQFNSTVAAYKQGGRWHLLDATDPLRPMEMLPFDALGGEAWLVSDNEWVTTRSETGEHAVHVEAALSPDGTLSGTLRSERHGYSALRARQQVQELGAEAYAAEHLVDEIAGVETHGVTVSGQDDDTQPLVTELAFTVPGYGQAVGDLMLVNPLLLMRTDENPFKLPSRSYPVDFGYPFKATYEAEITMPEGYVVDEVPPAALLLLPVRAGGYERTVKVEDGVLHVEAETQFNRAVFEPNLYDGLKSFYDKSVAADAETVVLTRAEADTAAPAAAAPSPMPDDEGSNR; this is translated from the coding sequence ATGATCGTGCGCGTCGCATTCGTCACCCTCCTCGTCGTCCTCATCGCGGCGGGGGCCGACGCCCAGCCCGAGATGAAATGGGGAGACATCCCCGACGAACTCCTCGACATGACGGAGTATCCGGCCGACCTGGACGCGGCGGCCGTCATCGTCGGGGACATCGGGGAGGCCACCGTGTCGTCGCAGTGGGAAGTGCGGTTCGAGCGGCACCGGCGGGTCAAGATCCTCTCTGAAGCGGGCTACGAACTCGGCACGGTCTCGCTCACCTACTTCGCCGAAGACGGGCTCGAACGCGTCAGCAACATCAAAGGGCAGACGTTCGTCCGCGAGCCCAACGGCGACGTGCGCCGCGTGAAGCTCGACAAGGGCTCGATCTTCCACGAGGACCTGCCCGGCGGGCGGAAGCGCGTCACGTTCACGCTCCCCGCGCTCGCCCCCGGCGCGGTGGTCGAGTTCCAGTACCGGGTCGACGCCGAGTCCCCGTTCTACATCCCCCGCTGGTACTTCCAGGACGAGGAGCCGACGCTCTACAGCGCCTTCGAGGTCGAGAGCCCCGGGACCCTCGCCTACACCTTCATCACGCAGGGGAATCCCGATTTCGTCGAGCGCTCGGAAGAGCAGGGCGTGCGGACGGACGGGAAGACGAGTCACCGCCGCTGGGCCGTCGCGAACGTCCCCGCGCTGCGCGAGGAGCGCTACATGACGACGCTGGAGGACCACATCCAGAAGATCGATGCCCAGCTCGTCCAGTATTACCGGAGCGGGCACGGCGCCGTCGACGTGCTCAAGACGTGGCCCCAACTCGCGAAGGATTTGGAGGACGCGACCGACTTCGGGCGCAAGCTCCGCGTCGATAGCAGGGTGAAGGAGCAGGCCGCCGCCCTGACAGTCGGGCTGACGTCGAACGAGGAAAAGGCGCGGGCGCTCTACGACTTCGTCCGCGCGAGTGTCGTGTGGGACGGGCGGCGCAATGCCTTCCCCGACCGCGAACTCTCCGACGTGATGGCGTCGAAGCGCGGGACGTCCTCCGAGATCAACCTGCTCCTCACGGCGATGCTGCGCGAGGCCGGGCTACCGGCGCAGCCCGCGCTGCTCTCTACGCGCGACCACGGGCGCGTCATCCGCATCTACCCGCTGCTGACGCAGTTCAACAGCACCGTCGCCGCGTACAAGCAGGGCGGGCGGTGGCACCTCCTCGACGCGACGGACCCGCTGCGCCCGATGGAGATGCTGCCGTTCGACGCGCTCGGCGGCGAGGCGTGGCTCGTGAGCGATAACGAATGGGTGACGACGCGGTCGGAGACCGGCGAGCACGCGGTCCACGTCGAAGCCGCGCTGAGCCCGGACGGCACGCTGAGCGGCACGCTCCGGTCCGAGCGGCACGGCTACAGCGCGCTCCGCGCTCGGCAACAGGTGCAGGAACTCGGCGCGGAGGCGTACGCCGCTGAGCACCTCGTGGACGAGATCGCCGGCGTCGAGACGCACGGCGTGACGGTGTCCGGGCAGGACGACGACACGCAGCCGCTCGTCACCGAACTCGCCTTCACCGTGCCTGGCTACGGGCAGGCCGTCGGCGACCTCATGCTGGTCAACCCGCTGCTGCTGATGCGGACCGACGAGAACCCGTTCAAGCTCCCGAGTCGGAGCTATCCCGTCGACTTCGGCTACCCGTTCAAGGCGACGTACGAGGCCGAGATCACGATGCCCGAGGGGTACGTCGTGGACGAGGTGCCGCCGGCCGCGTTGCTGCTGCTGCCCGTTCGCGCGGGCGGATATGAGCGCACGGTGAAGGTGGAAGACGGCGTGCTCCACGTCGAGGCCGAGACGCAATTCAACCGCGCCGTATTCGAGCCGAACCTCTACGACGGGCTGAAGTCGTTCTACGACAAGTCCGTTGCCGCCGACGCGGAGACGGTGGTGCTCACGCGGGCAGAGGCGGACACCGCCGCGCCGGCCGCCGCCGCTCCGAGTCCGATGCCGGACGACGAAGGCTCGAATCGGTAG